From a single Bacillus pseudomycoides DSM 12442 genomic region:
- a CDS encoding YycC family protein → MKPLQISPDTAIRLSKALGVPLEQIMHMPQHILVQKLVELEKQNKDEE, encoded by the coding sequence ATGAAACCATTACAAATTTCTCCGGATACTGCAATTCGTTTATCAAAAGCTCTAGGTGTTCCACTTGAGCAAATTATGCATATGCCGCAGCACATTTTAGTTCAAAAGTTAGTTGAGCTAGAAAAACAAAATAAAGATGAAGAATAA
- the argR gene encoding arginine repressor ArgR gives MNKGQRHIKIREIIANKEIETQDELVDILRNEGFNVTQATVSRDIKELHLVKVPLHDGRYKYSLPADQRFNPLQKLKRNLVDSFVKLDTAGHMLVLKTLPGNAHALGALIDHLEWDEIIGTICGDDTCLIICRTPEDTGVVSDRFLNML, from the coding sequence ATGAATAAGGGTCAGCGCCATATTAAAATCAGAGAAATTATCGCGAATAAAGAAATTGAAACGCAAGATGAACTAGTTGATATTTTACGTAATGAAGGCTTTAATGTAACGCAAGCAACTGTATCGCGTGACATTAAAGAGTTGCACTTAGTAAAAGTGCCATTGCATGATGGTCGCTATAAATATAGCTTACCAGCAGATCAACGATTTAACCCGTTGCAAAAATTAAAACGTAATCTAGTCGATTCGTTTGTAAAGTTAGACACAGCAGGACATATGCTTGTGTTAAAAACATTACCTGGTAACGCGCACGCGCTTGGAGCACTTATTGATCATTTAGAATGGGATGAGATTATTGGAACCATTTGTGGTGATGATACTTGCTTAATTATTTGCCGTACGCCTGAGGATACAGGTGTTGTATCAGATCGTTTCTTAAATATGTTGTAA
- the spoIVB gene encoding SpoIVB peptidase translates to MNELKLEQFRKIIGLCLLVSLIFIGCFKPLRTFISSPKQLVIFEGQQSEIASFPVFQASSTNHHVFTVSSNKEQKSGLVVNSHQNGEADMVFQLAGFPVKKVNVKVLKDFKVIPGGQSIGVKLNTKGVLVVGHHLIQTERGKVSPGEVAGVQVGDMITEINGKIIERMSDVAPFIHDSGKTGEPLNLVLLRDGKYIHTKLTPEKDNGESSYRIGLYIRDSAAGIGTMTFVHPDSMKYGALGHVISDNDTKKPIQVEDGQIVRSTVTSIERGSHGNPGEKLARFSPDREVIGNITTNSPFGIFGKLNTGIKNGIMDEAMPIALSHQVKEGPAKILTVIDQDKVEAFDIEIVSTVPQKFPATKGMVVKVTDKRLLAKTGGIVQGMSGSPIVQNGKMIGAVTHVFVNDPTSGYGVHIEWMLHEAGINIYEQEKKAS, encoded by the coding sequence GTGAATGAATTGAAATTAGAGCAATTCCGAAAAATAATAGGTCTTTGCCTCCTTGTTTCATTAATTTTTATTGGATGTTTTAAACCGCTTCGTACGTTTATTTCATCCCCGAAGCAACTCGTTATTTTTGAGGGTCAACAATCCGAAATAGCATCATTTCCAGTTTTCCAGGCTTCATCGACAAATCATCATGTTTTTACAGTGAGTTCAAATAAAGAACAGAAATCTGGACTTGTAGTAAATTCGCATCAAAATGGTGAAGCGGATATGGTTTTTCAACTTGCTGGATTTCCAGTAAAAAAGGTAAATGTGAAAGTATTAAAAGATTTTAAAGTGATTCCAGGCGGGCAATCAATTGGAGTGAAATTGAATACAAAAGGTGTACTTGTTGTTGGACATCATTTAATTCAAACAGAGAGAGGGAAAGTATCGCCTGGAGAAGTGGCTGGTGTACAAGTTGGGGATATGATTACCGAAATTAATGGAAAAATAATTGAAAGAATGAGCGATGTGGCACCTTTTATTCATGATAGCGGAAAAACAGGTGAACCGCTTAACCTCGTCTTATTACGAGATGGTAAGTATATTCATACGAAACTAACACCAGAAAAAGATAATGGTGAATCGTCTTATCGGATTGGCTTATATATTCGTGATTCAGCTGCTGGTATTGGAACGATGACTTTTGTTCATCCGGATTCGATGAAATATGGAGCGCTTGGTCATGTTATTTCTGATAATGATACGAAAAAACCAATTCAAGTAGAAGATGGACAGATTGTTCGTTCGACAGTTACTTCTATCGAACGCGGTAGTCATGGAAATCCAGGAGAAAAATTAGCAAGATTTTCACCGGATCGTGAAGTGATTGGTAATATTACAACAAATAGTCCTTTTGGTATTTTTGGTAAATTAAATACAGGTATAAAAAATGGCATAATGGATGAAGCAATGCCGATTGCATTATCTCATCAAGTGAAAGAAGGGCCAGCGAAAATATTAACAGTTATCGATCAAGATAAAGTAGAGGCATTTGATATTGAAATCGTAAGCACGGTACCACAAAAGTTCCCAGCTACAAAAGGAATGGTTGTAAAAGTTACAGACAAACGTTTGTTGGCTAAAACAGGTGGTATTGTTCAGGGGATGAGTGGTAGTCCGATTGTTCAAAATGGAAAAATGATTGGTGCTGTTACACATGTATTTGTGAATGACCCAACTTCAGGGTATGGTGTCCATATTGAATGGATGTTACATGAAGCTGGAATTAATATTTATGAGCAAGAGAAAAAAGCAAGCTGA
- a CDS encoding glycerophosphodiester phosphodiesterase, translating to MTLIFAHRGAAGAYPENTMISFKAAESFQADGIELDVQFTKDKKVVVIHDETVNRTTNGKGAVRNYLYEDLRKLDASHQFSEKVGFCKIPLLEEVLEWLKSNCLLLNIEFKNNKIPYCGLEEEVITLIRKFGLEDRVIFSSFNHYSMKRCHMMAPDIQTAILYREGLHSPWAYARKMGATAIHPNYRYLQDAIAELTMESGVEVRPYTINDETVMRKYFDMNISAIITDYPEAARVLLQAKK from the coding sequence ATGACTCTTATATTCGCGCACCGCGGTGCGGCGGGGGCGTATCCAGAAAATACAATGATTTCATTTAAAGCTGCGGAATCGTTTCAGGCAGACGGGATAGAATTAGATGTTCAATTTACGAAGGATAAAAAAGTTGTTGTGATTCATGATGAAACTGTCAATCGTACAACGAATGGAAAAGGTGCCGTTCGTAATTACTTATATGAAGATTTGCGAAAATTGGATGCGAGTCACCAGTTTTCGGAAAAGGTAGGTTTTTGCAAAATTCCTTTATTAGAAGAAGTGCTAGAATGGCTAAAATCGAATTGTTTGTTGCTCAATATTGAATTTAAAAATAATAAAATTCCATATTGTGGTTTAGAAGAAGAAGTTATAACACTTATACGAAAGTTTGGTCTAGAAGATCGTGTTATTTTTTCTTCTTTTAATCATTACAGTATGAAAAGATGTCATATGATGGCTCCGGATATTCAAACGGCCATTTTGTATCGAGAAGGTTTACATAGCCCGTGGGCGTATGCGCGAAAAATGGGGGCTACTGCGATTCATCCGAACTATCGTTATCTTCAGGATGCAATAGCTGAATTAACAATGGAGAGCGGAGTTGAAGTGCGGCCTTATACAATTAATGATGAAACTGTTATGCGTAAGTATTTTGATATGAACATATCGGCGATTATTACTGATTATCCAGAAGCAGCGAGAGTGTTATTACAAGCGAAAAAATGA
- the spo0A gene encoding sporulation transcription factor Spo0A: protein MEKIKVCLVDDNKELVSMLESYVAAQDDMEVIGIAYNGQECLNLLKEKQPDVLVLDIIMPHLDGLAVLEKMRHIERLRQPNVIMLTAFGQEDVTKKAVDLGASYFILKPFDMENLTGHIRQVSGKTNTTIKRPLPSFRSATTVDGKPKNLDASITSIIHEIGVPAHIKGYMYLREAISMVYNDIELLGSITKVLYPDIAKKYNTTASRVERAIRHAIEVAWSRGNIDSISSLFGYTVSMSKAKPTNSEFIAMVADKLRLEHKAS, encoded by the coding sequence GTGGAGAAAATTAAAGTGTGTCTTGTGGATGATAATAAGGAACTAGTATCAATGCTAGAAAGTTATGTTGCTGCTCAAGATGATATGGAAGTAATCGGAATTGCTTATAATGGTCAAGAGTGTTTGAATTTACTGAAGGAGAAACAACCTGATGTACTTGTTTTAGATATTATTATGCCACATTTAGATGGTTTAGCGGTGCTGGAAAAAATGCGTCATATTGAACGACTAAGACAGCCGAATGTGATTATGTTAACGGCATTTGGACAAGAAGATGTGACGAAAAAAGCAGTTGATTTAGGTGCTTCTTATTTCATTTTAAAGCCATTTGATATGGAAAATTTAACGGGTCATATTCGTCAAGTAAGCGGTAAAACGAATACTACAATTAAACGTCCACTACCATCTTTCCGATCTGCAACAACAGTAGATGGAAAACCGAAGAATCTAGATGCGAGTATTACAAGCATTATTCACGAAATTGGTGTACCAGCTCATATTAAAGGATATATGTATTTGCGAGAGGCAATTTCTATGGTATATAACGATATCGAGCTTCTTGGTTCTATTACGAAAGTCTTATACCCGGATATTGCGAAAAAATATAATACGACAGCAAGCCGTGTGGAACGCGCAATCCGTCATGCGATTGAAGTAGCGTGGAGTCGTGGGAATATTGATTCAATCTCGTCCTTATTTGGCTATACTGTATCGATGTCAAAAGCAAAACCTACGAATTCCGAATTCATCGCAATGGTTGCAGATAAGTTGAGGCTTGAACATAAGGCTTCGTAA
- a CDS encoding DUF2627 domain-containing protein — protein sequence MQRYLALLLALIPISLAVLGIKLMRDTVFGILLSPIPVLWLQFLIGVFCFAIGFYIFGGFVVHRDRKRNKVQARFRR from the coding sequence ATGCAGCGTTACCTTGCTCTTCTATTAGCACTCATCCCCATCTCATTAGCAGTGCTAGGTATAAAATTGATGAGAGATACTGTATTTGGTATTCTTTTATCTCCAATCCCTGTATTATGGTTACAATTTTTAATAGGTGTATTCTGCTTTGCAATCGGTTTTTATATCTTTGGAGGCTTTGTTGTACATCGTGATCGTAAACGAAACAAAGTACAAGCTCGTTTCAGAAGATAA
- a CDS encoding TlyA family RNA methyltransferase, with translation MSVKKERVDVLLVERGLIETREKAKRAVMAGLVYANEMRLDKPGEKIPQDTPITVKGQVMPYVSRGGYKLEKALETFHLDLQDKIMLDIGSSTGGFTDCALQNGAKLSYALDVGYNQLAWKLRQDERVVVMERTNFRYVTPTDLERGLPQFASIDVSFISLKLILPVLKTILTPNGDVAALIKPQFEAGREQVGKKGIVRDRKVHEAVVEMIVDFAIKEGYDVENLTFSPITGGDGNIEFLVHLKWHGEREIGEKHSLVSVEQVVTEAHEVLKQKGKEE, from the coding sequence ATGAGTGTAAAAAAAGAAAGAGTAGATGTACTATTAGTAGAACGAGGACTTATAGAAACGCGTGAAAAGGCAAAACGCGCTGTTATGGCGGGTCTTGTATATGCAAATGAAATGAGACTCGATAAACCAGGGGAAAAAATTCCACAAGATACACCGATTACGGTAAAAGGACAAGTTATGCCATATGTGAGCCGTGGCGGTTATAAGTTAGAGAAGGCATTAGAGACTTTTCATCTTGATTTACAAGATAAAATTATGTTAGATATTGGTTCATCAACTGGTGGCTTTACAGATTGTGCGCTGCAAAATGGTGCGAAGTTATCTTACGCTTTAGATGTAGGGTACAATCAACTTGCTTGGAAGCTTCGTCAAGATGAGCGCGTTGTTGTTATGGAACGGACGAATTTTCGTTATGTAACACCGACTGATTTAGAGCGTGGCTTGCCGCAGTTTGCTAGCATTGATGTTTCGTTTATATCGTTAAAATTAATTCTTCCAGTCTTAAAAACGATATTGACTCCAAATGGTGATGTTGCGGCTTTAATTAAACCACAATTTGAAGCTGGAAGAGAGCAGGTCGGGAAGAAGGGCATCGTTCGTGATCGTAAAGTTCATGAAGCTGTCGTAGAAATGATTGTTGATTTCGCAATAAAAGAAGGGTATGATGTTGAAAACTTAACATTTTCTCCAATTACAGGTGGGGACGGAAATATTGAGTTTTTAGTTCATTTAAAGTGGCATGGTGAACGTGAGATTGGCGAAAAGCATTCTCTGGTTTCTGTAGAGCAAGTTGTAACAGAAGCTCATGAGGTCTTAAAACAAAAAGGGAAAGAGGAATAA
- the recN gene encoding DNA repair protein RecN, whose translation MLSELSIRNFAIIESLNISFQKGLTVLSGETGAGKSIIIDAISLLVGGRGSAEFVRYGTEKAEIEGLFYIEDDKHPCITKAEELDIEIEDGMIILKRDIAANGKSVCRVNGKLVTLSILKEIGKTLVDIHGQHETQDLMNEERHLFMLDHFDGDRIVNQLEIYQGVYGEYEQLKKQLKSLTENEQQMAHRLDLIQFQHEEIRKADLKVDEENELTEERLKISNFEKIYKALGDAYRSLSEDGSGLDHVRNAMGQMESITHLDEAYQENHDSIANSYYLLEEVAYQLRERLDIMEYDPNRLDEIETRLNEIRMLKRKYGNTVEEILAYADKIEQEIFTIENKDVHIETTKKKLKELESVILKEATILSNMRHQLADRLTNAIHQELKELYMEKTKFEVRIKKREGSHDDPFLEGTPVKLTADGYDHVEFYISTNPGEPLKQLSKVASGGELSRIILALKSIFSKHQGVASVIFDEVDTGVSGRVAQAIAEKIYRVSVNSQVLCITHLPQVASMADSHLFIRKQVANDRTITSVTVLSTEDKVTEIARMISGVEITDLTTEHAKELLTQAHRFKQTAEAIQ comes from the coding sequence TTGTTATCGGAATTATCGATTAGAAACTTTGCTATTATTGAGTCATTAAATATTTCTTTTCAAAAAGGTTTAACAGTTTTAAGTGGTGAAACAGGTGCCGGAAAATCAATTATTATTGATGCAATCAGCTTACTTGTTGGTGGCCGCGGTTCAGCAGAATTTGTTAGATATGGAACAGAAAAAGCTGAAATTGAAGGTTTATTTTATATAGAGGATGATAAACATCCATGTATTACGAAAGCTGAAGAGCTGGACATTGAAATTGAAGATGGGATGATCATTTTAAAACGTGACATCGCTGCGAATGGAAAAAGTGTATGTCGTGTAAATGGTAAACTTGTTACATTGAGTATATTAAAAGAAATTGGGAAAACACTTGTTGATATTCATGGACAACATGAAACGCAAGATTTGATGAATGAGGAACGCCATTTGTTTATGCTCGATCATTTTGATGGGGATCGTATCGTGAACCAATTAGAAATATATCAGGGCGTATACGGTGAGTATGAGCAGTTAAAAAAACAACTGAAATCCTTAACAGAGAATGAACAGCAGATGGCACATCGCTTAGATTTAATTCAATTCCAGCACGAAGAAATTCGTAAAGCGGATTTGAAAGTCGATGAAGAAAATGAATTGACGGAAGAGAGATTAAAAATCTCTAATTTCGAAAAGATTTATAAAGCGCTTGGTGATGCATACCGTTCGTTAAGCGAAGATGGTAGTGGACTTGATCATGTGCGAAATGCGATGGGACAAATGGAGAGTATTACACACCTAGATGAGGCGTATCAAGAGAACCATGATTCGATTGCAAATAGCTACTACTTATTAGAAGAGGTTGCCTATCAGCTCCGTGAAAGATTAGATATAATGGAATATGACCCGAATCGTTTAGATGAAATTGAAACGCGTTTAAATGAAATTCGTATGCTAAAGAGAAAGTATGGAAATACTGTAGAAGAGATTTTAGCGTATGCTGATAAAATAGAGCAAGAAATTTTTACAATCGAAAATAAAGATGTACATATTGAAACGACGAAAAAGAAATTAAAAGAATTAGAAAGTGTAATTTTGAAGGAAGCAACAATATTGAGCAATATGCGTCATCAACTTGCAGATCGTCTTACGAACGCAATCCACCAAGAATTAAAAGAATTGTATATGGAAAAAACGAAATTTGAAGTGAGGATTAAGAAAAGAGAAGGAAGCCATGATGATCCATTTCTAGAAGGGACACCAGTGAAACTTACGGCAGATGGATACGATCATGTGGAATTTTATATTTCAACAAATCCAGGTGAACCATTAAAACAACTTTCAAAAGTAGCTTCTGGTGGAGAGTTATCTCGTATTATTTTAGCTCTGAAAAGTATCTTTTCTAAGCATCAAGGTGTTGCATCGGTCATTTTTGATGAAGTAGATACGGGAGTGAGTGGCCGAGTGGCACAAGCGATTGCGGAAAAAATTTATCGTGTATCTGTAAACTCACAAGTACTTTGTATTACGCACTTACCTCAAGTAGCATCAATGGCGGATTCACATTTATTTATCCGTAAACAAGTTGCGAATGATCGGACGATTACATCAGTTACTGTATTAAGTACAGAGGATAAGGTAACGGAGATTGCTCGAATGATTTCTGGCGTGGAAATTACCGATTTAACGACGGAACATGCGAAAGAGTTACTTACGCAAGCACATCGTTTTAAACAGACAGCAGAGGCTATCCAATAA
- a CDS encoding RapH N-terminal domain-containing protein, which yields MNVQMKGNEQVTKLLNDWYQSMLSQQNIQATKLKQEIEDRLSNIKEDEHLSLYYSLLDFRYKVLTDGLNITKDSFDKINSFKIPNNSFLSYYYHFFKAVHSTILADYNEAREHFEKAEKLLMYVVSNELEEAEFNYRLASFYYQVYKPLLVIDHIRMAKDIFSKHVGYEINVALCDNIFGLSCIDLRQFEQAEERFNTAIDSLNKKNEKTLLLRVRNNIGLMYANQNLSSLAIRHLSEVTENMPNHFKALYLQADENIKLGETEIASQLIEKGLNICNELENKEYQYRFKISEKSNNSSDTLELETAILARFSYFRKEELWDCIEEYTERLANKFYAEENHLKSSKYFYMSNEARKKLLAKGALK from the coding sequence ATGAACGTTCAAATGAAGGGGAATGAACAGGTTACAAAGTTGCTAAATGACTGGTATCAATCTATGTTGTCACAACAAAATATACAGGCAACAAAGTTAAAACAAGAAATAGAAGATAGACTTTCCAATATCAAGGAAGATGAACATTTATCATTATATTATTCGTTACTAGATTTTAGATATAAAGTATTAACAGATGGACTTAACATCACAAAAGATAGCTTCGATAAAATTAATTCCTTCAAAATACCTAATAACAGCTTTCTTTCTTATTATTACCACTTCTTCAAAGCAGTTCACAGCACAATTCTTGCAGACTACAATGAAGCGAGAGAACATTTTGAAAAAGCAGAAAAGCTATTAATGTATGTTGTATCCAACGAATTAGAGGAAGCGGAGTTTAATTATCGTTTGGCTTCGTTCTATTATCAAGTTTACAAACCACTTTTAGTAATTGACCACATACGAATGGCAAAAGATATATTTTCTAAACATGTGGGCTACGAAATCAATGTAGCTTTATGTGATAACATTTTCGGGCTATCTTGTATAGATTTAAGACAATTTGAACAAGCCGAAGAAAGATTTAACACTGCTATAGATAGCCTAAACAAGAAAAATGAAAAAACATTACTACTACGTGTTAGAAATAACATCGGATTAATGTATGCGAATCAAAATCTTTCATCTTTAGCAATTCGTCACTTATCAGAAGTTACGGAAAATATGCCAAACCATTTTAAAGCTTTATATTTACAAGCTGATGAAAATATAAAATTAGGTGAAACGGAAATCGCATCTCAATTAATCGAAAAAGGCTTAAATATCTGTAACGAGTTAGAAAACAAAGAGTATCAATATCGCTTTAAGATTTCAGAAAAATCAAACAATTCATCCGATACTCTAGAATTAGAAACTGCTATATTGGCAAGATTTTCATACTTTAGGAAAGAAGAACTATGGGATTGTATTGAGGAATACACCGAACGACTAGCAAATAAATTTTATGCTGAGGAAAACCATTTAAAATCAAGCAAATATTTCTACATGAGTAATGAAGCGAGAAAAAAATTATTAGCTAAAGGGGCGTTAAAGTAA